The genomic segment GACCTGGGAAGAGAGCGCCTGCTACACGCTGACCCTCGCCACCGCTTACCGCATGCTGTTCGGCCACCGCCCGCACATCGTGAAACCGGCGGACAATGTCCTCGTCTGGGGCGCGTCCGGCGGCCTTGGCAGTTTCGGCGTCCAGCTCTGCGCCGTGACCGGAGCGAACGCGATCGGCGTCGTGTCCAGCGACGACAAGAAAGAGCACGTGCTCAGCCTCGGCGCCAAGGGCGTTCTGAACCGGAAAGACTTCAATTGCTGGGGCCAGCTGCCCACAGTGAACGGGCCGGAATTCAAGGATTATATGCGCGAGAGCCGTAAGTTCGGGAAAGCGCTATGGGAGATCACCGGCAACAAGGATGTCGACATCGTGTTCGAACACCCCGGCGAGTCGACCTTCCCGGTCTCTGTCTTCGTGGTGAAACGCGGCGGCATGGTGGTGATCTGTGCCGGGACGACCGGCTTCAATCTGACCATGGACGCCCGCTTCCTCTGGATGCGCCAGAAGCGTGTGCAAGGTAGCCACTTCGCCAACCTGAAGCAGGCCTCCGCAGCCAATGACCTGGTCATCAACCGCCGTATCGACCCCGGCATGTCCGAAGTCTTCCCGTGGGAGGACATTCCGGCCGCGCACGAGAAGATGCTGGATAACAAGCACCTGCCGGGCAACATGGCTGTGCTGGTGACCTCTCCGAAGCCGGGCCTGCGCACGGTGGAAGACATACTTGCCGTGAACGGCCAGGCCAGCTGATCATGCTGAGCCGCGCTTTTGCGGAAGAATTTGCCAATGACTGGCTGTCGGCATGGAACGACAGGGATATCGACCGTATCCTATCGCACTATGCCGACGACGTCGTCTTCCACAGCCCGCGCATCGCGCTGGTGATGGGCAATGACGCGGCCACCGTCCACGGAAAGAAAGCGCTGCAAACCTATTGGACCGAGGCCCTTGCAAGGGCCCGGTCCCTGTTCTTTGCGATCGACAATGTGCTTGTCGGCTCTGACGCTGTGACCATTCTCTATACGAACCACCGTGAAGAGAAGGTCGCGGAGACCTTCATCTTCAACGAAGATGGCGAAGTCGGCGTCTCGATCGCGGCGTACGGCCCGGCTTAGCCCTCAAACGGGTCGCGCATGAGGATGACGTCTTCGCGTTCCGGGCTGGTGGAAACAAGCGCACAAGGCTTACCGACCAGTTCCTCCAGGCGGCGGACATATTTCACGGCCTCAGCCGGCAGGTCCGCCCAGGAGCGTGCCCCAGCCGTCGAGCCTTTCCAGCCCTCCATGGTTTCGTAAACCGGCTCGACCGCTGCCTGGTCTGTCAGGCCTGCGGGATAATGATCGATCTCCTGACCGTTCAGCCTGTAGGCAACGCAGACCTTGATCTCGTCGAACCCGTCCAGCACGTCCAGCTTGGTCAGGGCAAGGCCGTTGACGCCCGAGGTGGCACAGGCCTGCCGCACCATGACGCTGTCGAACCAGCCGCAACGGCGCGCCCGGCCGGTGTTCACACCCACTTCGCGGCCGACTGTGCCGAGGCGTTCGCCGATCTCGTTGTCCTGCTCGGTCGGGAAGGGCCCTGCACCGACACGCGTCGTATAGGCCTTGGCGAGACCCAGAACGTAAGAGATCGCGCCCGGACCGACCCCCGAGCCGGCCGACGCATTCCCTGCTACGACATTGGAAGAGGTCACAAACGGATAGGTGCCGTGGTCGACGTCCAGCATCACCCCCTGCGCGCCTTCGAACAGGATCCGCTTGCCCGCCTTCACCTGCTCGTCCAGCAGTTTCCAGACCGGCTGGGCATAGGCCAGCACTTTCGGAGCAATTTCCAGCAGATCCGCCTTGAGCTTCGCGCCATCCGGCTCCGGCAGGTCGAGCCCTGCGCGCAGCGGCCGGTGGTGGGCCAGCAGGCGTTCGATCTTCATGTCGAGCGCAGCCGGATCGGCAAGGTCTGCCACGCGAATGGCGCGGCGGCCGACGCGGTCTTCATAGGCCGGGCCGATGCCGCGCTTTGTCGTGCCGATCTGTGCGGCGCCCAGGGCGCCTTCGCGGGCGGCATCGATGTCCTTGTGCCAGGGCAGGATCAGGGCGGCATTATCGGCGAGAACCAGGGTTTCGGGGGAGACTTCGACGCCTTGCGCCTGAATGCCTTCAATCTCGGTCAGCATGTGCCAGGGATCAACCACGACCCCGTTTCCGATCACCGACAGCTTGCCGCCCCGCACGAGGCCGGACGGCAGCAGCGCCAGTTTGAAGACCTTGCCGTCGATCACCAGTGTGTGGCCGGCATTGTGTCCGCCCTGAAACCGGACAACCACATCCGCCCGGCTGGAAAGCCAGTCGACGATCTTGCCCTTGCCTTCGTCGCCCCATTGGGCGCCTACGACCACTACGCCAGCCATGTGCCGCTCCTGTTCAGTCCGCGGCGACATGGGCAGGATTCAGCGCAGAAAAGCAAGGGGCCTTTGGCCGCGCCGTTAATCGAAACGATAACTGAAGCGAACCCCGATATTGTCGAGGCCCTGATTGCGCCCGTTTCCGAGGACCTGTCCGTGGCTCAGATGCTCGTACATGATCTCGACGCCCCAAGTCTCGTTGATGTCATGGTGCAGGCCGAAAGTCGTGCGGAACAGGTCGCGTGAGCCGAGCAGAACGTGCTCTTCCGTGAAAGCGAGACTCCGCGGATCCCCGTCCGGATAAGGGCTCGCCACCTCACCGTCATGGATCACATAACCGAAGCTCGGCTCGAACTGCCAGCTTTTCGCGATCGGGAAGGACCAGTGCAGACCGGCACCGCCGAAGCTGGTATCGCCCTGAAAATTGACGCTGCCCATGACATAGGGCTTCGGACTCCAGATGAATCCCAGGAAATCGGGGGAATGGAAGAGGATGTCGCCGTTCAGGCTCTGGCCCGGCTCCTTGTTGGCATTGTCGCAGTCGAGCACGCAGATGTTCTCCTGCATGATGCCGAGGCGGACCTCGCTGACGAGGTCGGCAGAGGCAGAACCGGCGAACGCGGTCGCAGAAGCAATAGCGGCGACACTGGCAAAAAGATAATCGCGCATGGAAACTCCCTTTAATATTACAGGGGAGTAAGGATCTCCGGACTCGCCCGTCAAGCGTGAAACAGGCCGCTCACGTTAATTTGCAGGGACAGGTAACCAAATCGCCTCACGCCCCCTACTCCCAATGGAAAACGGGCGGCCCGTCAGGACCGCCCGTCTTGTAGAAAAGAATCAGGCCGATCGCCTGAAGCCGGTTCAGAAAGCCAGCACTTTTGCGTACCGGACCTGCGGCAGGGCGCTCAGTTTCTCGACCAGGACACCGCTGGGTGTAGAATCGATGCCAATCAGGGCAATCGCTTCGTCCCCTGCCGTCGTGCGGCCAAGGTGGAAGGTGGCGATGTTGATCGCCTCTTCGCCCAGCATCTGACCGAGGGCGCCGATGAAGCCCGGCTGGTCGAGGTTGTTCACGTAAAGCATGACCGGGGCGAAATCGCCCTCCAGCGCCATGCCTTTCACCTCGACGATCCGCGGCTTGCCGGCGATCAGCGTGCCGGCCAGAGTGCGCCAGCCGCCTTCCGGCGCGTTCTGAGTTGCCTTGGTCTTCACCTTGATGCGGACCAGGCTGTCATAGACCGGGCTGTCTTCGGTCTTGGTTTCGGTCAGCTTCACGCCGCTGTCAGCGAGGATCGCCGGAGCCGAGACCATGTTCACATCCCCGCGCGAAGCTCGCAGCAGGCCCGCCAGCAACGCCGCCGTCAGCGGCTTGCGGTTCAGGTCTGCGACCTCGCCTTCATACTCGATCATGACCTCTTCATAACCGAAGTCGGAAATCTGGCCGGCGAAGGAGCCAAGCTTCTCGGCCAGTTCGGCGAACGGCTTGATGCGGGGGGCCTCTTCCGCCGTGATCGACGGCATGTTGAGCGCATTGGTGACCGCGCCGGACAGGAGGTAGTCCGACATCTGCTCAGCCACCTGAAGGGCGACATTTTCCTGCGCCTCGGTGGTCGCTGCGCCGAGGTGAGGCGTGGCGATGAAGTTCGGCGTGCCGAAGAGGATGTTTTCCTTGGCAGGTTCTTCCGCAAACACGTCGAAGGCTGCAGCAGCGATATGCCCGCTTTCCAGAAGATCTTTCGTTGCCGCTTCGTCGACCAGGCCGCCACGCGCGCAATTGACGATGATCACGCCCTTCTTGGTCTTCTCCAGGTTTTCCCGGCTGAGAACGTTCTTCGTCTGATCTGTCAGCGGAACGTGCAGCGTGATGACGTCCGCCCGTTCCAGCAGGTCTTCAAGCTCCACCTTCTCGACGCCGAGCTCTACAGCCCGTTCTTCCGTCAGGAATGGGTCGTAGGCAGCAACCTTCATTTTCAGGCCGATGGCCCGCTCTGCGACTCGGCTGCCGATATTGCCGCAACCGATCAGGCCGAGCGTCTTGTAGGAAACTTCCGTCCCCATGAAGTCTTTCTTGGGCCACTCCCCTGCCTGGGTCCGGGCATTGGCGGCCGGGATCTGTCGGGCCGCCGCGAACATCATGGCGATAGCGTGCTCGGCGGTCGTGATGGCGTTGCCGAAGGGCGTGTTCATGACCACAACGCCTTTGGCGGTCGCGGCCTTGATGTCGATATTGTCGACACCGATCCCGGCCCGGCCGATGACTTTCAGATTGGCCGCAGCCGCGATGACATCCGCATTCGGCTTGCAGGCCGAGCGGACGACGAGGCCGTCATATTCCGGAATCTCCGCGATCAGTTCTTCCGTGTTCAGACCGGTCTTGGTGACGGTTTCGATGCCGCGGGCATGGAAGATTTCCACGGCGGCGGGGGAGAGTTTGTCTCCGATAAGGACTTTAGGCATCTTGTTTTCCTTTGCTCGCGGCTGTTGCGGGCTGTTGCCCGCACCGCTGCGCCTTCGCCTTGCTCGTGAAGGCGCGCTTTGCAGATTTCGTTGCTAGAGAGAGGCAGCTTCTTCAGCGAAGGCCCAGTCGAGCCATGGCGTCAGCTTGGCGACATCGGACGGCTCAACCGTACCGCCGCACCAGATGCGCAATCCCGGAGGGGCTTTCGCGTAACCGGCTGCGTCATAGCAGGCGTTTTCCGTTTCCAGACGTTTCATCATCGATTTCACGAAGGCACGCTGGCCCGCCTCGTCGAGGCCGGCAACCCGCGGATCCACGATCTTGAACGTGACACCGGTGTTGGAGCGGACATCCGCATCCGGACAAAGGAAGTCGACCCAATCCGTTTTCGCGGCCCAGTCGGCGAGGATGCCAAGACTTTCGTCGGAACGTGCCTTCAGGCCCTTCCAGCCGCCAAGGCCTTCACACCAGTCGAGCGCCTGGAGATAGTCTTCCACGCACAGCATGGAGGGCGTGTTGATCGTGGCGCCCTGGAACAGGTCCTCGTTCAGCTTGCCGCCCTTGGTCATGCGGAAAATTTTCGGCAGCGGACGGTCCGGCGTGTAGGTTTCGAGACGCTTCACGGCATTCGGGCTGAGGATCAGCATGCCGTGGGCCGCCTCCCCGCCGAGGATTTTCTGCCAGGAATAGGTCACCACATCGAGCTTCTCCCACTCGATGTCCTGCGCGAAGGCAGCCGAGGTCGCATCGCAGATCACGACGCGGTCCGGGTTCGGCTTGATCCAGTCGGCGTTCGGCACGCGCACACCGGACGTCGTGCCGTTCCAGGTAAAGATGATGTCGGCATCGTCGCGCGCCTTTTCGAAAGGCGGCAGCTCGCCATAGTCGCCGACATGGGTGTTGCAGTCAGCCAGCTTCAGCTGCTTGGTCGCGTCGGTGACCCAGTCCTGCCCGAAGCTTTCCCAGGCAAAGACGTCCACAGGTTTCGCGCCCAGCATGGACCACATGCACATTTCAACGGCGCCGGTGTCGGACGCGGGCACGATGGCCACGCGGTAGCCTTCCGGCAGGCCGAGAATGGTTTTGGTCCGCTCAATCGCGTCCTTCAGCTTCTTCTTCGCATCACCGGAGCGGTGCGAGCGGCCGAGGGCGGCGGTGTTCAGTTTTTCGAGGGAAAATCCTGGGCGCTTGGCAGTCGGGCCCGAGGAAAAATGCGGGCATGCTGGCAGCACGCCGGGTTTGGCGACGGTCGTCATCTGTTTGTACTCCTATCCTTACAGATAGGCTGGCACCCGTTGGGGGATGCTGGCCCGCCGCGTCTGTCTCACATTTCGGAGGCGTGCGCAAACGGCATTTCTGTGACGGGATCGGCAGGTGACGCGAAACAGCAACCTGCTAAGCTGGCCAGAAAAGTGGAGGAACACCCATGAGCATGACCATCCAGCCGCTGACCGGCAC from the uncultured Hyphomonas sp. genome contains:
- the ccrA gene encoding crotonyl-CoA carboxylase/reductase encodes the protein MSREVKDIYELGEIPPEFHVPKMMYAWAIRRERHGRPATAMQLEQVPVPEIDSDEVLVLVMAAGVNYNGIWAALGEPVSVFDVHKQDYHIAGSDAAGIVWAVGRKVKRVKPGDEVVIHCNQDDGDDEECNGGDPMFSPSQRIWGYETPDGSFAQFCRVQARQCMPRPKHLTWEESACYTLTLATAYRMLFGHRPHIVKPADNVLVWGASGGLGSFGVQLCAVTGANAIGVVSSDDKKEHVLSLGAKGVLNRKDFNCWGQLPTVNGPEFKDYMRESRKFGKALWEITGNKDVDIVFEHPGESTFPVSVFVVKRGGMVVICAGTTGFNLTMDARFLWMRQKRVQGSHFANLKQASAANDLVINRRIDPGMSEVFPWEDIPAAHEKMLDNKHLPGNMAVLVTSPKPGLRTVEDILAVNGQAS
- the serA gene encoding phosphoglycerate dehydrogenase, with the translated sequence MPKVLIGDKLSPAAVEIFHARGIETVTKTGLNTEELIAEIPEYDGLVVRSACKPNADVIAAAANLKVIGRAGIGVDNIDIKAATAKGVVVMNTPFGNAITTAEHAIAMMFAAARQIPAANARTQAGEWPKKDFMGTEVSYKTLGLIGCGNIGSRVAERAIGLKMKVAAYDPFLTEERAVELGVEKVELEDLLERADVITLHVPLTDQTKNVLSRENLEKTKKGVIIVNCARGGLVDEAATKDLLESGHIAAAAFDVFAEEPAKENILFGTPNFIATPHLGAATTEAQENVALQVAEQMSDYLLSGAVTNALNMPSITAEEAPRIKPFAELAEKLGSFAGQISDFGYEEVMIEYEGEVADLNRKPLTAALLAGLLRASRGDVNMVSAPAILADSGVKLTETKTEDSPVYDSLVRIKVKTKATQNAPEGGWRTLAGTLIAGKPRIVEVKGMALEGDFAPVMLYVNNLDQPGFIGALGQMLGEEAINIATFHLGRTTAGDEAIALIGIDSTPSGVLVEKLSALPQVRYAKVLAF
- a CDS encoding adenylosuccinate synthase, which gives rise to MAGVVVVGAQWGDEGKGKIVDWLSSRADVVVRFQGGHNAGHTLVIDGKVFKLALLPSGLVRGGKLSVIGNGVVVDPWHMLTEIEGIQAQGVEVSPETLVLADNAALILPWHKDIDAAREGALGAAQIGTTKRGIGPAYEDRVGRRAIRVADLADPAALDMKIERLLAHHRPLRAGLDLPEPDGAKLKADLLEIAPKVLAYAQPVWKLLDEQVKAGKRILFEGAQGVMLDVDHGTYPFVTSSNVVAGNASAGSGVGPGAISYVLGLAKAYTTRVGAGPFPTEQDNEIGERLGTVGREVGVNTGRARRCGWFDSVMVRQACATSGVNGLALTKLDVLDGFDEIKVCVAYRLNGQEIDHYPAGLTDQAAVEPVYETMEGWKGSTAGARSWADLPAEAVKYVRRLEELVGKPCALVSTSPEREDVILMRDPFEG
- a CDS encoding nuclear transport factor 2 family protein, which produces MLSRAFAEEFANDWLSAWNDRDIDRILSHYADDVVFHSPRIALVMGNDAATVHGKKALQTYWTEALARARSLFFAIDNVLVGSDAVTILYTNHREEKVAETFIFNEDGEVGVSIAAYGPA
- a CDS encoding acyloxyacyl hydrolase; the protein is MRDYLFASVAAIASATAFAGSASADLVSEVRLGIMQENICVLDCDNANKEPGQSLNGDILFHSPDFLGFIWSPKPYVMGSVNFQGDTSFGGAGLHWSFPIAKSWQFEPSFGYVIHDGEVASPYPDGDPRSLAFTEEHVLLGSRDLFRTTFGLHHDINETWGVEIMYEHLSHGQVLGNGRNQGLDNIGVRFSYRFD
- a CDS encoding phosphoserine transaminase; protein product: MTTVAKPGVLPACPHFSSGPTAKRPGFSLEKLNTAALGRSHRSGDAKKKLKDAIERTKTILGLPEGYRVAIVPASDTGAVEMCMWSMLGAKPVDVFAWESFGQDWVTDATKQLKLADCNTHVGDYGELPPFEKARDDADIIFTWNGTTSGVRVPNADWIKPNPDRVVICDATSAAFAQDIEWEKLDVVTYSWQKILGGEAAHGMLILSPNAVKRLETYTPDRPLPKIFRMTKGGKLNEDLFQGATINTPSMLCVEDYLQALDWCEGLGGWKGLKARSDESLGILADWAAKTDWVDFLCPDADVRSNTGVTFKIVDPRVAGLDEAGQRAFVKSMMKRLETENACYDAAGYAKAPPGLRIWCGGTVEPSDVAKLTPWLDWAFAEEAASL